In bacterium, a single window of DNA contains:
- the recD gene encoding exodeoxyribonuclease V subunit alpha: MTLPLFPEASERPSPSASGRDVLDRMRAAGVLTALDAQFARRLTALYEVEDEGVRWAAAVVCHQQANGHVCADLRQLARDGLVAELGDEVRVESVLQTHDDVEAWIETIARSPLVTREGEEIEPRPLVLDVKQRLYLAREFEAEVGLARRLAERGAAPDFQLDPDWTEDVIARLAGDGDPAAASALRVGLTRPLAIVTGGPGTGKTTLVVRLIAALVERALERDEPAPRVRLLAPTGKAAAAMAGAFARGRENVDAPSAVLEALPEQAGTIQRALLGQSRLDRFGRAPDVRLDADVVVVDEASMVDLAMMKRLFDACVDVPRVLLLGDSDQLASVESGAVLHELSTPEGHGGGLDRSRVRLTRSHRFDAEGGIGRLAAAIRDGDVDAVLALLDDPAVPEVSRFDATRPDEVIVRVVAEAEAMHRAVAEVGDPAEKLALLGRHRVLCAHRRGPLGATALGARLDEAAAAVHATTTRAGWWRGRMLLVTRNAPDQDLWNGDIGLIDETTNGLRALFPDGHGGVRSLSAGRLPSHESAVAMSVHKSQGSEFDEVDLVLGDRSSPIMTRELFYTGVTRAREAIRVFASAPAIREMMARRIVRDSGLAERIWSD, encoded by the coding sequence ATGACGCTTCCTCTCTTTCCCGAAGCGAGCGAGCGGCCGTCGCCGAGTGCGAGCGGCCGCGACGTGCTCGACCGCATGCGCGCGGCGGGGGTCCTGACGGCCCTCGACGCACAGTTCGCCCGGCGGCTCACGGCGCTCTACGAGGTCGAAGACGAGGGCGTCCGTTGGGCGGCGGCGGTCGTCTGTCACCAACAGGCGAACGGACACGTCTGCGCGGATCTGCGACAGCTCGCGCGGGACGGCCTCGTCGCGGAGCTCGGGGACGAGGTCCGGGTCGAGTCCGTGCTCCAGACCCACGACGACGTCGAGGCCTGGATCGAGACGATCGCGCGGAGTCCGCTCGTGACACGGGAGGGGGAAGAGATCGAGCCGCGGCCTCTCGTCCTCGACGTGAAGCAGCGGCTCTATCTCGCCCGGGAGTTCGAGGCGGAGGTCGGGCTCGCGCGCCGTCTCGCGGAGCGGGGCGCCGCGCCGGATTTTCAGCTCGATCCCGACTGGACCGAAGACGTGATCGCACGGCTCGCCGGGGACGGGGATCCCGCGGCGGCCTCCGCTCTCCGGGTCGGCTTGACGCGCCCCCTCGCGATCGTGACCGGAGGGCCGGGAACGGGCAAGACGACCCTCGTCGTGCGGTTGATCGCCGCGCTCGTCGAGCGCGCCCTCGAGCGTGACGAGCCCGCGCCGCGGGTCCGGCTCCTTGCCCCGACCGGGAAGGCAGCGGCGGCGATGGCCGGAGCGTTCGCGCGCGGCCGCGAGAACGTCGACGCACCGTCGGCGGTGCTCGAAGCCTTGCCGGAGCAGGCCGGCACGATCCAGCGCGCGCTGCTCGGTCAGTCGCGCCTCGATCGCTTCGGGCGCGCGCCGGACGTCCGGCTCGACGCGGACGTGGTCGTCGTCGACGAAGCGTCGATGGTCGACCTCGCCATGATGAAGCGACTCTTCGACGCGTGCGTCGACGTGCCGCGCGTCCTCCTCCTGGGCGACTCGGATCAGCTCGCGAGCGTCGAGTCGGGGGCCGTGCTCCACGAGCTGAGCACGCCCGAAGGCCACGGTGGCGGTCTCGATCGCTCGCGGGTCCGCCTGACGAGGAGCCATCGCTTCGACGCGGAGGGCGGGATCGGTCGGCTCGCCGCGGCGATTCGGGACGGGGACGTGGACGCGGTGCTCGCGCTCCTCGACGATCCGGCGGTCCCGGAGGTGTCGCGCTTCGACGCCACCCGGCCGGACGAAGTGATCGTCCGCGTCGTCGCGGAGGCCGAAGCGATGCATCGCGCCGTCGCCGAAGTCGGCGATCCCGCCGAGAAGCTCGCTCTGCTCGGCCGCCACCGCGTGCTCTGCGCCCATCGTCGCGGACCGCTCGGCGCGACGGCTCTCGGGGCGCGCCTCGACGAAGCGGCGGCCGCGGTCCACGCGACGACGACCCGCGCCGGCTGGTGGCGTGGGCGCATGCTCCTGGTGACACGCAACGCGCCGGATCAGGATCTCTGGAACGGCGACATCGGCCTGATCGACGAGACGACGAACGGTTTGCGGGCGCTCTTCCCCGACGGCCACGGTGGCGTTCGGTCGCTCTCGGCCGGCCGCCTGCCGAGTCACGAGAGCGCGGTCGCGATGAGCGTGCACAAGAGTCAGGGGTCCGAGTTCGACGAGGTCGACCTGGTGCTGGGCGACCGGTCTTCGCCGATCATGACCCGCGAGCTCTTCTACACCGGTGTGACCCGCGCGCGCGAGGCGATCCGGGTCTTCGCCTCCGCCCCGGCGATCCGTGAGATGATGGCGCGACGGATCGTGCGCGACTCGGGGCTCGCGGAGAGGATCTGGAGCGACTGA
- the recC gene encoding exodeoxyribonuclease V subunit gamma, whose translation MLTVERSNRTERLFEGLATRLMAPGRSPLAPSTVIVQGPGMERWLAQSLARAYGVCANTEFIFPRDFLERVFAQVEGDARPAAGLWQGGRLVWAVARQLEALRDDPDFAPLALHLQAADGEWRLVQLAGEIAAMLDRYATHRPQWLHDWCEGRDLPTEGDARWQGRLVHALGQASADRPFADRALAVLEALESESAQAALAQAWPRGVEVFAVSTLLPVDLAVLDRVSRIVDVHLSILSPSRQWWAELWHEVRDAERAGLLQPGGLPMAPPPAEALIDPPTPAGRLLANLGRLGADFQRCLEELESAQEAPEDRYETPFAATLLGRLQRRFLDLDTPGEDERVVAADDDSIQIHRCHGPRRELEVVHAQLHEAFRALPDLVPEDVIVMAPGIDAIAPDIEAVFGALRREDGAIPHRIADRGAMRRSPVAETFVALLQLMTGRAGRGEVIDWLAREPARARFGLEADAVEEVAEWAARAGIRFGLDADHRASLGLAADPAHTWTEGLARLALSHAVGTTGAAYQDLAAERIGPMADPALLGAVGDVVDLLVAARRVASGRRSVGGWCRWLAELLDAACDGGDLSADEHVRIRTHLTRIAEDAEVVGFEDEIPFEAIRERVVGALTASPAPQAFLAGGVTFCELVPLRAIPFRVVVILGLVDGAFPRGRAAPGYDLMARAPRAGDRSQRSDDRYLFLEALLSARDRLILTAPARDVRDGSDLPLSIVVTELLEALDGTFVAEDGRALREQLVAEHALHGFSPSYFEGRPGLGRRGLDPDAYAGARARRQALQDGGGRVRRFLDEPIDAAHAVPPIDHLGLETLTALIGRPSRTFLRDRLHVRLPQEEDVVDELDPFTLDGLDRWGLGSALLQAMEEGASPEAALERLAASASTPRGVAGRSALRSILTQVLDVARVAAARRASGSLPDHRASLDLELASGRVVRLSGRLDHLTPAGRVLARFTKHGKRGELEDWVRHLFLCACVEEGADLEPHTFVVGRPTDTKQPRPVIEFEPVEGARRELVRLLDWALESGDGPLPFFPDTSREYAAGAADDPAQARRAANLHFFGSGSAAFGPGPEGQRELEMLRLWEGRSPLAEPVPGVEGLDFETLARAIYQPLFDARKEHAS comes from the coding sequence TTGCTCACCGTCGAACGCAGCAATCGGACCGAACGACTCTTCGAAGGTCTCGCGACCCGCCTGATGGCGCCCGGTCGCTCGCCCCTCGCGCCGTCGACCGTCATCGTCCAGGGCCCCGGCATGGAGCGCTGGCTCGCGCAGTCGCTGGCGCGCGCCTACGGGGTCTGCGCGAACACCGAGTTCATCTTCCCGCGAGACTTTCTCGAGCGGGTATTCGCGCAGGTCGAAGGGGACGCGCGACCGGCAGCGGGTCTCTGGCAGGGGGGGCGTCTCGTCTGGGCCGTCGCTCGCCAGCTCGAAGCCCTGCGCGACGACCCGGACTTCGCCCCCCTCGCGCTCCATCTCCAGGCGGCGGACGGCGAGTGGCGGCTCGTCCAGCTCGCGGGCGAGATCGCGGCGATGCTCGATCGCTATGCGACGCACCGCCCACAGTGGCTGCACGACTGGTGCGAAGGGCGCGACCTGCCCACCGAGGGCGACGCGCGTTGGCAGGGGCGGCTCGTTCACGCCCTCGGCCAGGCGAGCGCGGATCGTCCCTTCGCGGATCGAGCGCTCGCCGTCCTCGAAGCGCTCGAGAGCGAGTCGGCGCAGGCCGCGCTCGCGCAGGCGTGGCCCCGGGGTGTCGAGGTCTTCGCGGTGTCGACGCTGCTCCCGGTCGATCTCGCGGTCCTCGATCGGGTGTCTCGGATCGTCGACGTGCATCTGTCGATCCTGAGTCCGTCGCGCCAGTGGTGGGCAGAGCTCTGGCACGAGGTCCGGGACGCCGAGCGCGCGGGGCTCCTCCAGCCGGGCGGGCTGCCGATGGCCCCGCCGCCGGCAGAGGCGCTGATCGATCCGCCGACCCCCGCCGGGCGACTCCTCGCGAACCTCGGGCGACTCGGCGCGGATTTCCAGCGCTGTCTCGAAGAGCTCGAGTCGGCGCAGGAAGCGCCGGAGGATCGATACGAGACGCCGTTCGCCGCCACGCTGCTCGGTCGCCTGCAGCGACGCTTCCTCGACCTCGACACGCCCGGGGAGGATGAGCGGGTCGTCGCCGCGGACGACGATTCGATCCAGATCCATCGCTGTCACGGACCGCGACGGGAGCTCGAGGTCGTCCACGCGCAGCTCCACGAAGCGTTCCGTGCCCTCCCGGATCTCGTGCCCGAGGACGTGATCGTGATGGCGCCGGGGATCGATGCCATTGCGCCGGACATCGAGGCGGTCTTCGGGGCGTTGCGTCGAGAGGACGGCGCGATTCCGCATCGGATCGCGGATCGTGGCGCGATGCGACGTTCCCCCGTCGCGGAGACCTTCGTCGCGCTCCTTCAGCTGATGACCGGACGCGCGGGACGCGGTGAGGTCATCGACTGGCTCGCCCGCGAGCCGGCCCGCGCACGCTTCGGCCTCGAGGCGGACGCGGTCGAGGAGGTGGCGGAGTGGGCGGCGCGGGCGGGGATCCGATTCGGGCTCGATGCCGACCATCGCGCGTCGCTCGGGCTCGCCGCCGACCCGGCGCATACCTGGACGGAAGGTCTCGCGCGCCTGGCGCTCTCCCACGCGGTGGGGACGACCGGAGCGGCCTATCAGGATCTCGCGGCGGAGCGCATCGGACCGATGGCCGATCCCGCGCTCCTCGGTGCGGTCGGGGACGTGGTCGACCTGCTCGTCGCCGCGCGCCGCGTCGCTTCCGGTCGTCGTTCGGTCGGCGGCTGGTGTCGCTGGCTCGCGGAGCTGCTCGACGCGGCGTGCGACGGCGGGGATCTTTCCGCGGACGAACACGTTCGGATCCGCACGCATCTCACGCGAATCGCCGAGGACGCGGAGGTCGTGGGGTTCGAGGACGAGATCCCCTTCGAAGCGATCCGCGAGCGGGTCGTCGGGGCCTTGACTGCGAGCCCCGCCCCCCAGGCGTTCCTGGCCGGGGGCGTGACCTTCTGCGAGCTGGTACCGCTGCGCGCGATCCCGTTCCGGGTCGTCGTGATCCTCGGCCTGGTCGACGGCGCGTTCCCACGCGGCCGCGCCGCGCCGGGCTACGACCTGATGGCGCGGGCGCCGCGCGCAGGGGACCGAAGCCAGCGGAGCGACGACCGCTATCTCTTTCTCGAGGCGCTGCTCTCCGCGCGAGACCGGTTGATCCTCACGGCGCCGGCGCGTGACGTGCGCGACGGCAGTGACCTCCCGCTCTCGATCGTCGTGACCGAGCTCCTCGAAGCGCTCGACGGGACCTTCGTCGCGGAAGACGGTCGCGCGCTGCGCGAGCAGCTCGTCGCCGAGCACGCGCTCCACGGCTTCAGTCCGAGCTACTTCGAAGGGCGCCCCGGCCTGGGGCGGCGTGGACTCGACCCCGACGCCTACGCGGGGGCACGGGCGCGAAGGCAGGCGCTCCAGGACGGGGGCGGTCGCGTGCGTCGCTTCCTCGACGAGCCGATCGACGCGGCGCACGCGGTTCCGCCGATCGACCATCTCGGCCTCGAAACGCTGACGGCTCTGATCGGTCGACCCTCGCGGACCTTTCTTCGCGATCGACTGCACGTCCGACTCCCCCAGGAAGAAGACGTCGTCGACGAGCTCGACCCCTTTACCCTCGACGGCCTCGATCGCTGGGGACTCGGCAGCGCGCTGCTCCAGGCGATGGAAGAGGGCGCTTCCCCGGAAGCCGCGCTCGAGCGGTTGGCCGCCTCTGCGTCGACGCCCCGAGGCGTCGCCGGGCGCTCCGCCTTGCGGAGCATCCTGACCCAGGTCCTCGACGTCGCCCGCGTCGCGGCAGCTCGACGCGCGAGCGGTTCGCTCCCGGACCACCGAGCGAGTCTCGACCTCGAGCTCGCTTCCGGTCGGGTCGTCCGCCTCTCGGGCCGCCTCGATCACCTCACGCCGGCGGGGCGCGTCCTCGCGCGGTTCACGAAGCACGGGAAACGCGGCGAGCTCGAGGACTGGGTCCGCCACCTCTTCCTCTGCGCGTGCGTCGAGGAAGGGGCCGACCTCGAGCCGCATACCTTCGTCGTCGGACGCCCGACCGACACGAAGCAGCCTCGCCCGGTGATCGAGTTCGAGCCGGTCGAAGGCGCGCGCCGCGAGCTGGTCCGACTGCTCGACTGGGCGCTCGAGTCCGGGGATGGCCCGCTACCCTTCTTCCCGGACACCTCGCGTGAGTACGCGGCGGGGGCTGCGGACGATCCGGCGCAGGCCCGCCGGGCGGCCAATCTCCACTTCTTCGGGAGCGGCTCGGCCGCGTTCGGTCCGGGTCCCGAGGGCCAGCGCGAGCTCGAGATGCTGAGGTTGTGGGAAGGGCGCTCCCCGCTGGCCGAACCGGTGCCCGGCGTCGAAGGCCTCGACTTCGAGACGCTGGCGCGGGCGATCTACCAGCCGCTCTTCGATGCACGGAAGGAGCACGCTTCGTGA
- the recB gene encoding exodeoxyribonuclease V subunit beta: MKALDPWTMPLSGTALIEASAGTGKTYTLTTLYVRLLVERRLQPREILVVTYTNAATAELRDRVRSRVLEVIDAGDRASKGEALGDDPESEQRLRDLAEKAAQDPAGDPLLRALSEFDEAAIFTIHGFCQRTLQENAFESGMPFDAELVERSKPIELTLAHDLFRRLIADEDPGMVRWLVDGPGAKWGFEPDALYGKILSQLGADDDMPLLPAREGGDGGDGLSALVAEAAAARRTWAAAWRAGRDEIRELFTDPKRMNQGSYKLSRIDSQFLPYFDGVAQRVEDAGDDDGAVTAVPLPESHFKQFTTAGLAKGANKNQDPVAHRVVADFDVVWAQTAAIEAMRETRVLELRRRFVELAREEAARRRDERHLYFFDDLLSEVRRALRGDGGERLTSLLRERYPIALIDEFQDTDPVQYDVFRRVWHDAPKEAGLGLVLIGDPKQAIYSFRGADVFTYLSAHEDAGEAVYGLERNYRSDPNLIEAVNALFGRPKDPFRVGKIEFSPVGARPDFTPSFDAGRGVGGALRILMLERESIEQATGQSIDVASLLEARFGRTLGVRAVANDLARRLDSGAQVKGEPLAPSDVAILCRKKSEIRLMREALESSGIPCVDRGEADVFESREAWEMSSVLQAMLHPTDPARLRGACSTGAHGADAARIAALSDESTDLAERSEAFAEYGRIWTQSGFGRAFETWRRRERVTERLLAYRDGERRITNWLHLAELLQRYASENRPSRGGLVSALDRAIASSEARSSFGGEASLLRLERDDRAVQLVTLHGCKGLEYPLVYLPFLWEDPDSGGRATGKPPVRFHDEETGERSFDLARSKASVDAAKAETFAEELRLLYVGLTRARHECVIGWGAFKTAPKTPLASLLAGADESGTELKKWSDDEWVAAFETIAATGDASVSVETMDLSERSPWKGEAPEVAALVAPDPPASLPAATRTTSFTGLTREGHAAGTPVAGIDVLGRDLDFAVDVAEEDSALPEAPDLARDLHLFPRGAEAGTLLHSVLELVDFPTVAAQGSEPHREEALRLLAASGMEPGLVDTALGVVDAVATTPLRLEPAPFRLADLGVGALRPEMEFTLGAPGGGFTPSALAAALERAPEGSPLRRYAPAASRLGFTALRGFLRGFIDAVFFDGERYCLADYKSNHLGARQADYLPDALVAPMIDHDYVLQYLLYTVALDRHLATCLPDYDYDRDFGGIYYLFLRGFAPEHAPLCGVFHDRPPRQIVERVSALLGREPEERAA; the protein is encoded by the coding sequence GTGAAGGCGCTCGATCCGTGGACGATGCCCCTCTCCGGAACGGCGCTCATCGAGGCGAGCGCGGGGACCGGCAAGACCTACACCCTGACGACCCTCTACGTCCGGCTGCTCGTCGAACGACGCCTCCAGCCGCGCGAGATCCTCGTCGTGACCTACACGAACGCGGCGACCGCCGAGCTTCGCGACCGCGTGCGTAGTCGGGTCCTCGAGGTGATCGACGCAGGCGATCGTGCGTCGAAGGGCGAGGCGCTCGGCGACGACCCCGAGTCGGAGCAGCGTCTGCGCGACCTCGCCGAGAAGGCGGCGCAGGATCCGGCCGGCGATCCGCTCCTTCGCGCGCTCTCGGAGTTCGACGAGGCGGCGATCTTCACCATCCATGGCTTCTGTCAGCGAACCCTCCAGGAGAACGCCTTCGAGAGCGGGATGCCCTTCGATGCCGAACTCGTCGAGAGGTCGAAGCCGATCGAGCTGACCCTGGCCCACGATCTCTTCCGCCGGCTGATCGCCGACGAGGACCCGGGGATGGTTCGTTGGCTGGTCGACGGTCCCGGTGCGAAGTGGGGATTCGAGCCGGACGCGCTCTACGGGAAGATCCTGTCGCAGCTCGGTGCGGACGACGACATGCCGCTCCTGCCCGCGCGGGAGGGCGGGGATGGCGGCGACGGACTCTCGGCGCTCGTCGCCGAAGCGGCAGCCGCGCGCCGGACCTGGGCCGCCGCCTGGAGAGCGGGACGCGACGAGATCCGCGAGCTCTTCACCGATCCGAAGCGCATGAACCAGGGCAGCTACAAGCTCTCGCGGATCGATTCACAGTTCCTTCCCTACTTCGACGGCGTGGCCCAGCGAGTCGAAGACGCGGGGGACGACGACGGCGCGGTCACCGCGGTCCCGCTCCCCGAGAGCCATTTCAAGCAGTTCACGACCGCAGGCCTCGCGAAGGGGGCCAACAAGAACCAGGATCCGGTTGCCCACCGCGTCGTGGCCGACTTCGACGTCGTCTGGGCCCAGACCGCAGCAATCGAAGCGATGCGCGAGACGCGCGTCCTCGAGCTGCGGCGACGCTTCGTCGAGCTCGCTCGCGAAGAGGCCGCGCGCCGCCGCGACGAGCGTCATCTCTATTTCTTCGACGATCTTCTGAGCGAGGTCCGGCGCGCGCTTCGAGGCGACGGTGGCGAACGACTGACTTCGCTGCTCCGCGAGCGCTACCCCATCGCGTTGATCGACGAGTTCCAGGACACGGACCCGGTCCAGTACGACGTGTTCAGACGGGTCTGGCACGATGCGCCGAAGGAAGCCGGACTCGGACTCGTGTTGATCGGCGATCCGAAGCAGGCGATCTATTCGTTCCGCGGGGCCGACGTGTTCACCTACCTGTCCGCGCACGAAGACGCGGGCGAGGCGGTCTACGGTCTCGAACGCAACTACCGATCGGATCCGAACCTGATCGAGGCCGTGAACGCGCTCTTCGGTCGACCCAAGGATCCGTTCAGGGTCGGAAAGATCGAGTTCTCGCCCGTCGGCGCGCGCCCGGACTTCACGCCTTCATTCGACGCCGGACGAGGCGTCGGTGGCGCGCTTCGGATCCTGATGCTCGAGCGCGAGTCGATCGAGCAGGCGACGGGGCAGTCGATCGACGTCGCGTCCCTGCTCGAGGCGAGGTTCGGCCGGACGCTCGGGGTGCGCGCCGTCGCGAACGATCTCGCGCGGCGCCTCGATTCCGGTGCGCAGGTGAAGGGCGAGCCGCTCGCGCCGTCGGACGTCGCGATCCTGTGTCGCAAGAAGTCGGAGATCCGACTGATGCGGGAAGCCCTCGAATCATCGGGCATTCCGTGCGTCGACCGGGGAGAGGCGGACGTCTTCGAGTCGCGCGAGGCATGGGAGATGTCGAGCGTGTTGCAGGCGATGCTCCACCCGACGGACCCGGCCCGGCTTCGCGGGGCTTGTTCGACCGGTGCCCATGGTGCGGACGCCGCGAGAATCGCGGCGTTGTCCGACGAGTCGACGGACCTGGCCGAGCGCTCGGAGGCGTTTGCGGAGTACGGTCGGATCTGGACGCAGTCCGGCTTCGGCCGGGCCTTCGAGACCTGGCGTCGCCGAGAGCGCGTGACCGAACGGCTCCTCGCCTATCGCGACGGCGAGCGGAGGATCACGAACTGGCTCCACCTCGCAGAGCTGCTCCAGCGCTACGCCAGCGAGAACCGGCCGTCGCGGGGCGGCCTGGTCTCGGCCCTCGATCGCGCGATCGCTTCGTCCGAGGCCCGTTCGAGCTTCGGTGGCGAAGCGTCGCTCCTCCGGTTGGAACGCGACGATCGCGCGGTCCAGCTCGTGACCCTTCACGGATGCAAGGGGCTCGAGTATCCCCTCGTCTATCTGCCCTTCCTGTGGGAGGATCCGGATTCCGGTGGCCGAGCCACAGGGAAGCCGCCCGTCCGATTCCACGACGAGGAGACGGGCGAGCGAAGCTTCGATCTCGCACGCTCGAAGGCGAGCGTCGACGCGGCGAAGGCCGAGACCTTCGCGGAGGAGCTGCGCCTGCTCTACGTGGGGCTGACCCGTGCGCGTCACGAGTGCGTGATCGGCTGGGGGGCGTTCAAGACGGCACCGAAGACCCCGCTCGCGTCGCTTCTCGCAGGGGCGGACGAATCCGGGACCGAGCTCAAGAAGTGGAGTGACGACGAATGGGTGGCCGCGTTCGAGACGATCGCGGCGACGGGCGACGCGTCGGTCTCGGTCGAGACGATGGACCTCTCCGAACGATCGCCGTGGAAGGGCGAGGCACCGGAGGTCGCTGCCCTCGTCGCGCCCGATCCGCCGGCATCGCTTCCCGCGGCGACCCGGACCACCAGCTTCACCGGTCTCACCCGCGAAGGACACGCCGCCGGGACGCCGGTGGCGGGAATCGACGTGCTCGGGCGCGATCTCGATTTCGCGGTGGATGTGGCGGAGGAGGACTCGGCGCTCCCCGAAGCGCCGGACCTCGCGCGCGACCTCCATCTCTTTCCGCGCGGCGCCGAGGCGGGGACGCTGCTGCACTCGGTGCTCGAACTCGTCGATTTCCCGACCGTCGCGGCGCAGGGCAGCGAGCCCCACCGCGAGGAGGCGCTCCGCCTGCTCGCCGCGAGCGGGATGGAGCCCGGCCTCGTCGACACGGCGCTCGGGGTGGTGGACGCCGTCGCGACGACCCCGCTGCGACTCGAGCCCGCGCCGTTCCGGCTGGCGGATCTGGGCGTGGGCGCGTTGCGCCCGGAGATGGAGTTCACGCTCGGGGCGCCGGGGGGCGGGTTCACGCCGTCGGCTCTCGCCGCCGCCCTCGAACGCGCGCCGGAGGGTTCGCCGCTCCGACGGTATGCGCCCGCCGCTTCGCGTCTCGGCTTCACGGCGCTTCGCGGGTTCCTGCGCGGCTTCATCGACGCCGTCTTCTTCGACGGCGAGCGCTACTGCCTGGCGGACTACAAGTCGAACCATCTCGGTGCGCGGCAGGCGGACTATCTGCCGGATGCGCTCGTCGCGCCGATGATCGACCACGACTACGTCCTCCAGTACCTCCTCTACACGGTCGCCCTCGATCGTCACCTCGCGACCTGCCTTCCGGACTACGACTACGATCGCGACTTCGGCGGAATCTACTACCTCTTCCTGCGCGGCTTCGCGCCGGAGCACGCGCCGCTCTGCGGCGTGTTCCACGACCGACCGCCGCGGCAGATCGTCGAGCGCGTCTCGGCGCTCCTGGGCCGGGAGCCCGAGGAGCGCGCGGCATGA